The Manihot esculenta cultivar AM560-2 chromosome 11, M.esculenta_v8, whole genome shotgun sequence genome includes a region encoding these proteins:
- the LOC110625592 gene encoding chalcone synthase 2, translated as MAASVEEIRKAQRAHGPATILAIGTATPSNCVNQADYPDYYFRVTKSEHMTELKEKFKRICDKSMIKKRYMHLTEEILKENPNICTYWEPSLDARQDIMVVEVPKLGNKAATKAIEEWGQPKSKITHLIFCTTSGVDMPGYDYQLIKLLGLRPSVKRFMMYQQGCFAGGTVLRLAKDLAENNKGARVLVVCSEITVVTFRGPADTHLDSLVGQALFGDGAAALIVGADPDTSIEHPLFQLVSTAETILPDSDGAIEGHLREVGLSFHLQDRVPSLISKNIEKSLVEVFSPIGINNWNSIFWIAHPGGPAILDQVEAKLSLKPEKMRATRHILSEYGNLSSACVIFILDEMRKKSLEERKVTTGEGLEWGVLFGFGPGLTVETVVLHSVLTETATK; from the exons ATGGCTGCATCAGTAGAGGAGATCAGAAAGGCCCAGAGAGCCCATGGTCCTGCCACCATCCTCGCCATTGGCACCGCCACTCCCTCTAACTGTGTCAACCAGGCTGATTATCCTGATTATTACTTCAGGGTGACCAAGAGTGAGCATATGACTGAGTTGAAAGAGAAGTTCAAGCGCATTT GTGATAAATCTATGATTAAGAAACGTTACATGCATTTAACTGAAGAAATCTTGAAAGAAAATCCCAATATCTGCACTTACTGGGAACCATCTCTTGATGCTCGTCAAGATATTATGGTGGTGGAGGTCCCTAAGCTAGGGAATAAAGCAGCAACTAAGGCTATAGAAGAATGGGGCCAACCCAAGTCCAAGATCACCCATCTTATTTTTTGCACAACCTCTGGAGTCGACATGCCTGGTTACGACTACCAGCTCATTAAGCTCCTTGGTCTTCGTCCCTCTGTCAAGCGATTCATGATGTATCAGCAAGGCTGCTTTGCCGGTGGGACGGTCCTCCGTCTAGCCAAAGACTTGGCTGAGAATAATAAGGGTGCTCGAGTTCTTGTTGTGTGCTCTGAGATAACTGTTGTCACTTTTCGTGGTCCTGCTGATACCCACTTAGATTCCTTGGTGGGTCAAGCTCTTTTTGGTGATGGAGCTGCAGCTTTAATTGTTGGAGCCGATCCTGACACTTCCATCGAGCATCCATTGTTTCAACTTGTGTCTACAGCAGAAACAATCCTCCCTGACTCTGATGGAGCCATTGAAGGACACTTACGAGAAGTGGGTCTCTCCTTTCACTTGCAAGACAGGGTTCCAAGTTTGATTTCAAAGAACATAGAGAAAAGCCTTGTAGAAGTATTCAGTCCAATTGGTATCAACAACTGGAACTCTATATTCTGGATAGCTCACCCAGGTGGTCCAGCCATTTTGGACCAGGTTGAAGCAAAACTTAGTCTAAAACCCGAAAAGATGAGAGCAACCAGGCATATTCTAAGTGAATATGGAAACTTGTCCAGTGCTTGTGTGATATTTATCTTGGATGAAATGAGAAAGAAGTCTTTAGAAGAAAGGAAAGTCACCACCGGAGAAGGATTAGAGTGGGGTGTTTTATTCGGATTTGGGCCTGGTCTAACGGTGGAAACTGTCGTGCTGCACAGTGTCCTCACAGAGACAGCAACGAAGTGA